A genomic region of Cydia amplana chromosome 5, ilCydAmpl1.1, whole genome shotgun sequence contains the following coding sequences:
- the LOC134647936 gene encoding exonuclease mut-7 homolog, producing MDINQLVSKNQSIKIVPSIEETLQNQGLDVDLDDNTILWLHQLKETWKTWKRSPTIEHHIELFFNSRADAFRVALVFVIKCEDSKDCKTKTLPYFIIEILHKWSRANNLVPENCLKLPAFHIAIRQRNQSFLSLMAKTYQLSTIKETILPIVRAMITNDNCKQACQVVIALELFDDISVQELLFPLILQDKSNIIDEYLSECPAQVAPLLQFLDMLLDKNFSIREYVQKYIEEHNICNIKYDKIHYKPLGKLVARLCNKFKVPIETCKNLSKNRTTGGLRYLIHQKYEENNVSMAVWDDLIKDSLRQNGDSAHEFIDMLVAYDKNEALKWASYLNLQENLLPAALREMTVQSDEAEPENWDTDVKTEITHQEYYKFTLPVEQIIMIDTGEKFYDLMMNDLAGCSLLSIDCEWKPSFGAKQSQVGLIQIATDRNVYLIDSIILNQKQYSSFWHTFYKSLLDNAEIIKIGFGLEQDLREMKASIIGLSNMKLKGEGLLDICILWKNLISCGLVLPSNSDSAGNSLSSLVQSCFGLPLEKSEQCSNWELRPLRDTQIQYAALDAHVLIQIYYFLQQKCLEQRIDFDEICNEVSLERKKKCSKKLKVVEKTQIFVPLKSVNDVKLLIEPELSNIMTYLRYCGIDTMLIPPTLLWHDVINLAISEDRLVVTAKYKCTPFEEFPQSCIFDAGKGNVKEQLQMLLANCNVGIKQNDILSRCLLCNGKSLKNLAVDEVFNICNEYQVSQAVQINSKAYDNDYDEDEEFYDRFNSDSDCDEDSFQPMHKPVLKATCLTSKGVPVDISNVEQLSSSGKPAVLCELCGKLFWDEDECLKPVSELVLSMTKLRI from the coding sequence AGAAGAAACTCTACAAAACCAAGGACTTGATGTAGATTTGGACGATAATACAATATTATGGTTGCATCAATTGAAAGAAACCTGGAAAACGTGGAAGAGGAGTCCTACCATTGAGCACCACATCGAATTATTTTTCAACTCCAGGGCCGATGCTTTTCGCGTAGCCCTGGTCTTCGTCATAAAATGCGAAGATTCAAAAGATTGTAAGACTAAAACATTACCCTATTTTATAATTGAGATTTTACATAAATGGTCAAGAGCAAACAATTTAGTACCTGAGAACTGTCTAAAACTGCCTGCATTCCACATAGCCATCAGGCAAAGGAACCAGAGCTTTCTGAGTCTTATGGCTAAAACATATCAATTATCAACCATCAAAGAAACCATATTGCCGATTGTAAGGGCAATGATCACAAATGATAATTGCAAGCAAGCATGCCAAGTTGTCATAGCACTAGAGTTGTTTGATGATATATCAGTTCAAGAATTACTATTCCCGTTGATTCTGCAAGACAAATCCAATATTATTGATGAATATCTTTCAGAGTGCCCTGCTCAAGTTGCACCACTTCTACAATTTTTGGATATGTTACTTGACAAAAATTTTAGCATTCGTGAATATgttcaaaaatatattgaagAACATAACATTTGTAACATCAAATATGATAAAATACACTACAAGCCATTGGGTAAGCTGGTGGCAAGACTGTGCAATAAATTTAAGGTTCCAATTGAAACTTGCAAAAATCTTAGTAAAAATCGAACAACTGGAGGGCTGAGATATTTAattcaccaaaaatatgaagaaaataatgtaagcatGGCCGTTTGGGATGATTTAATCAAAGATTCACTTCGACAGAATGGTGACTCAGCACATGAGTTCATTGACATGCTTGTGGCATATGACAAGAATGAAGCTCTTAAATGGGCATCTTACTTGAACTTACAAGAGAATCTGTTGCCAGCTGCCTTGAGGGAAATGACTGTTCAAAGTGATGAAGCTGAACCTGAGAACTGGGACACAGATGTTAAGACTGAGATTACTCATCAGGAGTATTACAAGTTTACTTTGCCTGTAGAGCAAATTATTATGATAGATacaggtgaaaagttttatgaccTGATGATGAATGATTTAGCAGGATGTAGTCTACTAAGTATTGATTGTGAATGGAAACCATCATTTGGAGCCAAACAATCTCAAGTAGGGCTTATCCAAATAGCAACTGATAGAAATGTATACCTTATAGATAGTATCATACTGAATCAAAAACAATATTCCAGCTTTTGGCACACTTTTTACAAATCTCTCTTGGACAATGCTGAAATAATCAAGATTGGTTTTGGTCTCGAACAAGATTTGAGGGAAATGAAGGCATCAATAATTGGTTTGAGTAACATGAAGCTAAAAGGAGAAGGGCTACTGGATATTTGTATATTATGGAAGAACCTCATCAGTTGCGGATTAGTTTTGCCAAGCAACAGTGACAGTGCTGGAAACAGCCTGAGTTCCCTAGTCCAATCGTGCTTTGGGTTGCCGCTTGAAAAATCAGAGCAGTGCTCTAATTGGGAATTGCGACCATTGCGGGACACACAGATCCAATATGCTGCTCTGGATGCCCATGTCCTAATCCAGATATATTATTTCCTTCAGCAAAAGTGTTTGGAACAGAGAATAGATTTTGACGAAATATGCAATGAAGTATCACtggaaagaaagaaaaagtgtTCAAAGAAACTGAAAGTTGTAGAAAAAACTCAAATTTTTGTTCCATTAAAGTCAGTTAATGATGTAAAACTATTAATTGAACCTGAATTGTCAAACATAATGACATATTTAAGGTATTGTGGAATAGACACTATGCTGATTCCACCTACTTTATTATGGCATGATGTTATTAACTTAGCTATAAGTGAAGATCGTTTGGTTGTTACAGCTAAGTATAAGTGCACTCCCTTTGAGGAATTTCCACAAAGCTGTATATTTGACGCAGGTAAAGGTAATGTTAAAGAGCAACTTCAAATGCTCCTTGCTAATTGTAATGTAGGCATTAAGCAGAATGATATACTTAGTCGTTGTTTGTTATGTAATGGCAAAAGTTTGAAGAATTTGGCAGTTGATGAGGTATTTAACATTTGTAATGAGTATCAAGTTTCACAGGCTGTTCAAATTAACAGTAAGGCATATGACAATGACTATGATGAGGACGAAGAGTTTTATGATAGATTTAATAGTGATTCCGATTGTGATGAAGATTCCTTTCAACCAATGCATAAGCCGGTGCTGAAGGCAACTTGCCTCACTAGCAAGGGTGTGCCTGTTGATATAAGTAATGTTGAACAACTTTCTTCCTCTGGAAAACCTGCAGTATTGTGCGAGCTATGTGGCAAGTTATTTTGGGATGAAGATGAATGTTTAAAACCTGTTAGtgaactagttttaagtatgacaAAACTCAGGATCTGA